In Chryseobacterium oranimense, a single window of DNA contains:
- a CDS encoding S46 family peptidase, producing MTKKILLSVFLLPAAMAFAQQYGGMWIPTELNEKEMKDLGMKISAKDIFNTQKPSIKDAVVQFNGGCTAEIISPKGLLLTNHHCGYGQIQAHSTVQNDLLSNGFWAKNPDGELPNPGVKVDFIVDIKEVTDQILEGTDNLVEPELTKKINKNIEVYKNSQKIESYQSIIVKSMYYGNKYYAFTTETYKDIRLVGAPPQSIGKFGSDTDNWVWPRHTGDFSMFRIYAGKDNKPAEYSKDNVPYVPKHYLPVSIKDKAENDFTFVFGFPGKTTEYLPAVAVEKIMTDIDPARIAVREVALKTLDEKMRTDSETRIKYASKYASVANYWKKWIGEVEGLKKSNAVEKKVMYEGSLVAKNHEIKATLDQLNKLYNDQAPYALNNAYYTEVVRNAETLKLAGDYYDYIASVEAGKMDDKDLAKLKTKVTSFYKDYSAELDAKVTAKLLALYANKTAPQFLPLGFAKYKDENQNIPVIEEMSKNSIITGRTQVNGATLTGDIEKAFSNQDKLIKTLKKDPIYQLYVSMKETYMKNADPQFTSLQGKIDDLQKKFMAQQMATDKDRKFFPDANSTLRVTYGKVKGSTPRDAVSYGYQTHLAGVMEKYIPGDYEFDVPKKLIDLYNKKDYSIYKDKTGDVPVGFTATNHTTGGNSGSPALDANGNLVGLNFDRQWEGTMSDINYDPRFSRNIMVDTKYILFIIDKYADSKWLIDEMKVIK from the coding sequence ATGACAAAAAAGATACTTTTATCTGTATTTCTTTTGCCGGCTGCAATGGCATTTGCGCAACAATATGGAGGAATGTGGATTCCTACAGAGCTGAATGAAAAGGAAATGAAGGATTTGGGAATGAAAATCTCTGCCAAAGATATTTTCAATACCCAGAAGCCAAGCATAAAGGATGCAGTGGTACAGTTTAACGGCGGGTGTACTGCAGAGATCATTTCACCTAAAGGACTGTTACTGACCAACCATCACTGTGGATACGGGCAGATCCAGGCACATTCCACGGTTCAGAACGATCTTCTTTCCAATGGATTCTGGGCTAAAAATCCTGACGGAGAACTTCCGAATCCGGGTGTAAAAGTAGACTTCATTGTAGATATCAAGGAAGTGACAGATCAGATTCTGGAAGGTACAGACAACCTTGTAGAGCCTGAACTGACTAAAAAGATCAATAAAAATATCGAGGTTTATAAAAACTCGCAGAAAATAGAATCCTACCAGTCGATCATTGTAAAATCAATGTATTATGGTAACAAATATTACGCTTTTACCACCGAAACATACAAAGATATCCGTCTGGTTGGAGCACCGCCTCAAAGCATAGGGAAATTCGGAAGTGATACGGACAACTGGGTTTGGCCAAGACATACCGGTGATTTCTCCATGTTCAGAATTTACGCAGGGAAAGACAACAAGCCTGCAGAATATTCAAAAGACAACGTTCCTTATGTTCCGAAACATTATCTTCCGGTTTCTATAAAAGATAAGGCGGAAAACGATTTTACATTCGTATTCGGTTTCCCGGGTAAAACTACTGAGTATCTTCCTGCAGTAGCTGTAGAAAAGATCATGACTGATATAGACCCTGCAAGAATTGCCGTACGTGAGGTTGCCCTGAAAACATTGGACGAGAAAATGCGTACAGACAGCGAAACCCGTATTAAATATGCTTCAAAATATGCTTCGGTAGCCAATTACTGGAAAAAGTGGATTGGTGAGGTAGAAGGCTTGAAAAAGTCGAATGCAGTGGAGAAAAAAGTAATGTATGAAGGTTCTCTGGTTGCCAAAAACCATGAAATCAAAGCTACATTGGATCAGCTGAATAAACTCTACAACGATCAGGCACCTTATGCATTAAACAACGCCTATTATACAGAAGTGGTAAGAAATGCAGAAACATTGAAGCTTGCAGGAGATTATTACGACTATATAGCTTCTGTGGAAGCCGGTAAAATGGACGATAAGGATCTTGCTAAATTAAAAACAAAGGTAACCTCTTTCTACAAAGATTACAGCGCAGAGCTTGATGCCAAAGTAACGGCAAAATTACTCGCTTTGTATGCCAATAAAACAGCTCCTCAGTTCTTACCTTTAGGTTTTGCCAAATATAAAGACGAAAACCAGAACATTCCGGTAATCGAAGAAATGTCTAAAAACTCAATCATCACAGGAAGAACCCAGGTAAATGGGGCAACCCTGACAGGTGATATTGAAAAGGCATTCTCCAACCAGGACAAGCTGATCAAAACGTTGAAAAAAGACCCTATTTACCAGCTGTATGTTTCCATGAAAGAAACCTATATGAAAAATGCTGATCCTCAGTTTACCTCACTTCAGGGGAAAATTGATGATCTTCAAAAGAAATTTATGGCCCAGCAGATGGCTACCGACAAAGACAGAAAATTCTTCCCGGATGCCAACTCTACGCTTCGTGTAACTTACGGAAAAGTAAAAGGTTCCACACCAAGAGATGCCGTTTCTTATGGTTACCAAACCCATCTTGCAGGAGTAATGGAAAAATATATTCCGGGTGATTATGAATTTGATGTTCCTAAAAAGCTGATCGATCTTTACAACAAGAAAGATTACAGCATTTATAAAGACAAAACAGGCGATGTTCCTGTAGGATTCACGGCTACCAATCATACCACGGGAGGGAACTCCGGAAGCCCGGCCCTTGATGCCAACGGAAACCTTGTAGGTCTTAATTTCGACAGACAGTGGGAGGGAACGATGAGTGATATTAATTATGACCCGCGTTTCAGCCGAAACATCATGGTAGATACAAAGTACATCCTTTTCATCATCGATAAATATGCCGATTCCAAATGGCTGATCGACGAAATGAAGGTGATCAAATAA
- a CDS encoding copper resistance protein NlpE has translation MMNSKMFILRIASAAFLASCNPKEKTTETTDATTDSATVQTTPSDSIAKATPTAPGDTSENALDWPGTYEAVVPCADCPGIKTSLTINNDKTFSITEEYLERNSQNQDKGTFKWDATGSIITLKGKTAAYKYKVGENILIQLDMDGKEITGPNKDLYVFKKK, from the coding sequence ATGATGAATAGCAAAATGTTCATTCTGAGAATTGCATCGGCTGCATTTTTAGCATCGTGTAACCCTAAAGAAAAAACGACCGAAACTACGGATGCCACAACGGATTCCGCAACTGTACAGACCACACCTTCTGACAGCATTGCAAAAGCAACTCCTACAGCTCCGGGTGATACTTCGGAAAATGCCCTTGACTGGCCGGGAACTTATGAGGCCGTGGTTCCGTGCGCAGACTGCCCCGGAATTAAAACATCGCTTACCATTAACAATGATAAGACGTTCAGCATTACGGAGGAGTATCTCGAAAGAAACTCACAGAACCAGGATAAAGGGACTTTTAAATGGGATGCTACAGGAAGTATCATTACCTTAAAAGGAAAAACTGCTGCCTATAAATACAAAGTAGGTGAAAATATCCTTATCCAGCTGGATATGGACGGTAAAGAAATAACAGGTCCAAACAAAGATTTGTATGTTTTCAAGAAAAAATAA
- a CDS encoding MgtC/SapB family protein — MEFLQDHYTVQNELLLILISVLLGLLIGAEREYRNKSAGLRTFILVCFGSCLFTILSIKIGVENPDRLAANIITGIGFLGAGVIFKGDNKIEGITTATTIWATASIGMAVGSGYVYLAMLGTTLVLLILSALIYLQNFIDSSHKIREYRITVAGSEDIKHLEKIFEEHHLRHFMMKLQYTQGNLSITWRLTGKNEKHDEVIRSLINDSKITAFQF, encoded by the coding sequence ATGGAATTCCTTCAGGATCATTACACGGTACAAAACGAACTGCTGCTGATACTGATCTCCGTCCTTCTGGGATTGCTGATCGGCGCAGAACGTGAATACCGGAACAAATCTGCCGGTCTCCGGACCTTTATCCTGGTATGCTTCGGATCCTGTCTATTTACCATTCTTTCCATAAAGATCGGGGTAGAAAACCCGGACCGTCTGGCGGCCAATATCATTACCGGAATAGGGTTTCTGGGAGCAGGTGTGATTTTTAAAGGGGATAATAAGATTGAGGGAATTACCACTGCTACTACCATCTGGGCTACTGCTTCAATAGGAATGGCAGTAGGTTCGGGCTATGTTTATCTTGCTATGCTGGGAACTACATTGGTTCTTTTGATCCTTAGTGCGCTTATTTACCTTCAGAATTTTATAGACAGTAGCCATAAAATCAGGGAATATAGAATAACTGTTGCCGGATCTGAAGATATTAAGCATTTGGAAAAGATATTTGAAGAACACCATCTAAGGCATTTCATGATGAAGCTGCAGTACACGCAGGGGAATCTTTCTATCACCTGGAGACTCACCGGAAAGAACGAAAAGCATGATGAGGTTATTAGAAGCCTTATTAATGATTCTAAAATTACAGCTTTTCAATTTTAA
- a CDS encoding YdeI family protein yields the protein MTPTFFANKEEFRKWLEENHAKEKEILVGFYKKGTGKPSMNWSESVDQALCFGWIDGVRRSLDTESYTNRFTPRKPNSTWSLINIKKVEELTKAGLMTAEGQKAFKVRKEDKTGIYSYENENIFLDPLYEKQFKAHEKAWTFFEKQAPSYQRTIIHWLMSAKQEKTRLSRLEKVIQESEQLKRLK from the coding sequence ATGACGCCTACTTTTTTTGCCAATAAGGAAGAATTCAGAAAGTGGCTGGAAGAAAATCATGCAAAGGAAAAAGAAATTCTGGTGGGATTTTATAAAAAAGGCACCGGAAAACCTTCTATGAACTGGTCCGAGTCTGTGGATCAGGCTTTATGTTTCGGATGGATAGACGGCGTAAGAAGATCTCTGGATACGGAGAGTTATACCAACCGTTTTACCCCGAGAAAACCGAACAGCACCTGGAGCCTCATCAATATTAAAAAAGTGGAAGAGCTTACAAAAGCCGGCCTGATGACCGCAGAAGGGCAAAAAGCATTTAAGGTAAGAAAAGAAGATAAAACAGGGATCTATTCGTACGAAAATGAGAATATTTTTCTTGATCCATTATATGAGAAACAATTTAAAGCTCATGAAAAGGCATGGACTTTTTTCGAAAAACAGGCTCCTTCTTATCAAAGGACGATCATTCACTGGCTGATGAGCGCCAAACAGGAAAAAACAAGGCTTTCGAGACTGGAAAAGGTTATTCAGGAAAGCGAACAATTAAAGAGATTGAAATAA
- a CDS encoding immunity 22 family protein — protein MEKEISHFWLGYFKNEEDFNDFAEEDEKYYTEEENEDLYVSKFAESQHIQWFDYDFMEYGFEDESLGIYEKFTDYSYADQWLPIVEQKINQLGLETPVNAIIFANKHVIPNPVSVKDEEYALYYIGEIEYNV, from the coding sequence ATGGAGAAAGAGATTTCACACTTCTGGCTGGGATATTTTAAAAATGAAGAGGACTTTAATGATTTTGCTGAAGAGGATGAAAAATATTATACAGAAGAGGAAAATGAAGACCTGTATGTTTCAAAATTTGCAGAATCACAGCATATTCAGTGGTTTGACTATGATTTTATGGAGTATGGCTTTGAGGATGAAAGCTTAGGTATTTATGAAAAATTTACAGATTATTCTTACGCCGACCAATGGCTTCCCATTGTGGAGCAAAAAATCAATCAGCTGGGCCTGGAAACTCCTGTAAATGCTATTATTTTTGCCAATAAACATGTGATTCCCAATCCGGTTTCCGTGAAGGATGAAGAATATGCTTTATACTACATCGGCGAGATTGAATATAATGTTTAG
- the polA gene encoding DNA polymerase I, with translation MDATQDKRLFLIDAYAMIFRGYYALIRNPRLTSKGLDTSAIFGFTNSLIELIRREKPTHLAVVFDVGQASVRTDDYSDYKANRSETPEAIKIAIPYIHRILEAMHIPILGVEGYEADDVIGTIACKAEKEGYTTFMVTPDKDFAQLVTDKIKIYKPGLKGGDIEILGVEEVKAKYEIEDPKQVIDFLAMMGDAVDNIPGLEGVGEKTAMKFLKEFGNIETLLANTDKLKGKLKEKVEASAERGILSKKLATIICDAPIEFHQEQYDLDTPDFEKVKEVFDEIEFRRLYENLYRAFASAPVETVVVSEVEIKQTAAVTEIKGQVMQLDLFANFEELDQATSTKSSIEHNDHLYQFVNNPKAQKVLVDNLLKQKAVCFDTETTSLNELEAELVGMSFSYKKGLAYYIPLSEDKGEVLQTLEIFRPFFEKEDLLKIAHNLKFDYKILKQYDITVKGAMFDTMIAHYLLNPDGRHGMDYLSEVYLNYKPVSIETIIGKKGKNQGTFRDADLRTQTDYAAEDADVTFQLYELFAPQLKKENLEELFFKIEMPLMEVLAKMELAGISLDEKWLAQESIDLENDLRQLESKIFEFSGEEFNMNSPKQLGEILFEKMQLDPKAKKTKTGQYATSEDVLQKLSSKHEIIKHILEYRTYQKLKSTYVDALPSQIDKHDGRVHTNFSQTTAATGRLASVNPNLQNIPIRTLRGQQIRGAFVSGEGKKIISADYSQIELRLIAEISGEENMIKAFQDGEDIHASTAAKLFKIPLEEVSKTQRSQAKTVNFGIIYGQGAFALAEQTGLSRTEAKQMIEAYFETYPKLKEYMAEQVSKARQIGYVETILGRKRHLKDINSNNFVVRGHAERNAVNAPVQGSAADVVKLAMIKIDKELKAQQLKTKMLLQVHDELIFEAPADEIEAASKLIRTEMESALETQVPLLVEVGVGNNWLEAH, from the coding sequence ATGGACGCAACACAAGATAAAAGGCTCTTTCTCATCGATGCTTATGCGATGATTTTCAGAGGATATTACGCATTGATCAGGAATCCAAGGCTTACCAGCAAAGGATTGGATACTTCTGCCATTTTTGGGTTTACCAATTCCCTGATCGAACTGATCAGAAGAGAAAAACCAACCCATCTGGCAGTTGTGTTTGATGTAGGACAGGCGAGTGTAAGAACGGATGACTATTCGGATTACAAAGCCAACAGAAGCGAAACTCCTGAAGCCATCAAGATTGCCATTCCATACATTCACAGAATTCTGGAAGCAATGCATATTCCTATCCTGGGAGTTGAAGGGTATGAAGCAGATGATGTGATAGGTACTATTGCCTGCAAAGCAGAAAAAGAAGGGTATACCACTTTTATGGTTACGCCGGATAAAGATTTTGCCCAGTTGGTGACAGATAAAATTAAAATATACAAACCCGGGTTAAAGGGAGGCGATATAGAAATCCTTGGAGTAGAAGAAGTGAAAGCAAAGTACGAAATAGAAGATCCTAAACAGGTCATCGATTTTCTTGCCATGATGGGGGATGCGGTAGATAATATACCAGGATTAGAAGGTGTGGGAGAGAAGACAGCCATGAAGTTCCTTAAAGAATTCGGGAATATAGAAACCCTGCTGGCGAATACGGATAAGCTGAAAGGAAAACTTAAAGAGAAAGTGGAAGCTTCCGCAGAAAGAGGAATTTTATCCAAAAAATTAGCAACCATTATATGCGATGCCCCTATAGAATTCCATCAGGAGCAGTATGATCTTGATACGCCGGATTTTGAGAAAGTAAAAGAAGTTTTCGATGAAATTGAATTCAGAAGACTGTACGAAAACCTTTACCGTGCATTTGCCTCTGCACCTGTAGAAACTGTGGTGGTAAGTGAAGTTGAGATAAAGCAAACCGCTGCAGTTACAGAAATAAAAGGACAGGTAATGCAGCTGGATCTTTTCGCCAATTTTGAAGAACTCGATCAGGCAACTTCCACCAAAAGCTCTATTGAGCATAATGACCATCTCTACCAGTTTGTTAACAATCCGAAAGCCCAAAAAGTTTTGGTAGACAATTTATTAAAGCAGAAAGCAGTTTGCTTTGATACCGAAACCACTTCACTGAATGAGCTGGAAGCAGAACTCGTAGGAATGAGTTTTTCTTACAAAAAAGGTCTGGCCTATTACATTCCACTATCCGAAGATAAAGGAGAAGTGCTTCAGACTCTGGAAATTTTCAGACCTTTCTTTGAAAAGGAAGACCTTTTGAAAATTGCACACAATCTGAAATTCGATTATAAAATATTAAAACAATACGATATCACAGTAAAAGGAGCCATGTTTGATACCATGATTGCCCATTACCTGCTGAACCCGGACGGAAGACACGGAATGGACTACCTTTCTGAAGTCTATCTCAATTATAAACCCGTTTCCATTGAAACCATTATTGGAAAAAAAGGTAAAAACCAGGGTACTTTCAGAGATGCAGACCTGAGAACACAAACCGATTATGCAGCTGAAGATGCCGATGTAACATTCCAGCTGTACGAGCTTTTTGCCCCGCAGCTGAAAAAAGAAAATCTGGAAGAGCTTTTCTTCAAAATTGAAATGCCGCTGATGGAAGTTTTAGCGAAAATGGAACTGGCCGGTATTTCACTCGACGAAAAATGGCTGGCACAGGAAAGTATCGACCTTGAAAATGACCTTAGACAGCTGGAATCTAAAATTTTTGAGTTTTCCGGAGAAGAATTCAATATGAATTCACCCAAGCAGCTTGGAGAAATCCTTTTTGAAAAAATGCAGCTGGATCCTAAAGCCAAGAAAACAAAAACAGGACAGTATGCAACTTCAGAAGATGTTCTTCAAAAGCTGAGCTCAAAACATGAAATTATCAAGCATATCCTGGAATACAGAACCTATCAGAAATTAAAATCTACCTATGTAGATGCACTTCCTTCACAGATTGACAAGCATGATGGGAGGGTACATACCAATTTTTCCCAGACTACAGCTGCTACAGGGCGTCTTGCGAGTGTAAACCCCAATCTTCAGAATATCCCGATCAGAACACTGCGCGGACAGCAGATCAGAGGGGCTTTTGTCTCCGGAGAAGGCAAAAAGATCATCTCTGCCGATTACTCACAGATCGAGCTTCGTTTGATTGCTGAAATTTCAGGAGAAGAAAATATGATCAAAGCTTTCCAGGATGGAGAAGATATTCACGCATCAACGGCGGCCAAATTGTTTAAAATTCCTCTGGAAGAAGTTTCCAAAACCCAGAGAAGCCAGGCCAAGACCGTTAATTTTGGAATCATTTACGGACAGGGTGCCTTTGCATTGGCAGAACAGACCGGTCTTTCAAGAACCGAAGCTAAGCAAATGATCGAAGCCTATTTCGAAACCTATCCGAAACTGAAGGAATATATGGCGGAACAGGTAAGCAAAGCCCGACAGATAGGATATGTGGAAACAATTTTAGGAAGAAAACGTCATTTAAAAGATATCAATTCCAATAATTTTGTGGTGAGAGGCCATGCGGAAAGGAATGCTGTAAATGCACCGGTACAGGGAAGTGCTGCGGATGTGGTAAAGCTGGCTATGATTAAAATTGATAAGGAACTTAAAGCACAGCAGCTAAAGACTAAAATGCTTCTTCAGGTGCATGACGAACTTATATTTGAAGCTCCGGCAGACGAGATTGAAGCAGCTTCAAAACTGATCAGAACCGAGATGGAAAGTGCTTTGGAAACACAAGTGCCTTTGCTGGTAGAAGTAGGAGTCGGAAATAACTGGCTGGAAGCGCATTAA
- the tssD gene encoding type VI secretion system tube protein TssD — MAANSRGILKFNGGEGQKLLKLNYSVSRSTDVSGRVASDPSNALIKVTVEATEKSDILESLLNGKYKPTTGEVTFNKSHEEGTLTTLKWENGYVIQHEVDFDAIDSNSMLISFVISAEVITLGTSEYRGMWPSSGH, encoded by the coding sequence ATGGCAGCAAATTCAAGAGGAATCTTAAAATTCAACGGAGGAGAAGGTCAGAAACTATTAAAACTTAACTACAGCGTATCAAGATCTACAGACGTTTCAGGACGTGTAGCATCAGATCCTTCAAACGCGTTGATTAAAGTTACAGTAGAAGCTACCGAAAAATCTGATATCCTGGAAAGTTTATTAAACGGAAAATATAAGCCTACAACAGGTGAAGTTACTTTCAACAAATCTCATGAAGAAGGTACACTTACTACTTTGAAGTGGGAAAACGGATACGTGATCCAGCATGAAGTAGATTTCGATGCAATTGACAGCAACAGTATGCTGATCAGTTTCGTTATCAGTGCAGAAGTTATCACCCTTGGTACTTCTGAGTACCGTGGAATGTGGCCTTCATCCGGTCATTAG
- a CDS encoding ankyrin repeat domain-containing protein yields MKPIILLILSTMTFFSCSDFSLRSRKKENRNQYPPSKMFKGDGLLAAQKMFDGDLAGMEQVIKEKNIDLNKLQEETGYTLLMYASIIENLNAMEDLLKLGADPNIIVPNEGLESPLNHAVALNNYEMLQLLFKYKANPNPSLGRSPFTVAMAIGGAENTERKMMDYLLQNGASINNISYNGGNIMEDATRDDLDLAAYFLEKGGQPVIPGTNLCPMASYIQFDEEDQTKFQKTNTPYFKKLLALKKQLIEKYNVHFPYQKDTIAEAKLRIKLYENLSPKDKISVNFKKNYGENRYQEDLAIVKGK; encoded by the coding sequence ATGAAACCAATTATTTTACTAATACTTTCCACCATGACATTTTTTTCCTGTTCAGATTTTAGTCTCAGATCTCGTAAAAAAGAAAATAGAAACCAGTATCCTCCTTCAAAAATGTTCAAAGGAGACGGTTTATTAGCTGCTCAAAAAATGTTTGATGGTGATCTTGCCGGTATGGAGCAAGTTATTAAAGAAAAAAACATTGATCTTAACAAATTACAGGAAGAAACAGGATATACATTGCTTATGTATGCTTCTATCATTGAAAACCTTAATGCAATGGAAGACCTGCTGAAATTGGGTGCTGATCCTAATATTATAGTTCCTAATGAGGGATTAGAGTCTCCTCTAAACCATGCAGTAGCGCTTAATAATTATGAAATGCTCCAATTACTTTTTAAGTATAAAGCTAATCCAAATCCCTCATTGGGACGATCTCCATTTACCGTAGCTATGGCTATAGGAGGAGCAGAAAATACAGAGAGAAAAATGATGGATTACTTGCTTCAAAATGGAGCTAGTATCAATAATATATCCTATAATGGGGGTAATATAATGGAGGATGCAACGAGAGATGATTTGGACCTGGCCGCTTACTTTTTAGAAAAAGGGGGGCAGCCTGTTATTCCTGGAACCAATCTTTGTCCAATGGCTAGTTACATTCAATTTGATGAAGAAGATCAAACAAAATTCCAAAAAACCAATACCCCTTATTTTAAAAAATTACTGGCGCTTAAAAAACAGCTCATTGAAAAATACAATGTTCACTTCCCTTACCAAAAAGATACAATAGCAGAAGCTAAACTTAGAATAAAATTGTATGAAAACCTGAGCCCTAAAGATAAAATATCAGTAAACTTCAAAAAGAATTACGGTGAAAACCGATATCAGGAAGATTTGGCTATTGTAAAAGGAAAATAA
- a CDS encoding PAAR-like protein, whose product MSQLYIAQGTPLICSKGRRLIGIGVSSQSSVNLKKGAKLMATEDDRFKDNFICPEMMIAGALAGVAVAAAFSGGLFVLAAAAWAGSALIDDCLNICSFLCKGSDWKNTHPKVRIENKKPLLQNSSLHCFIGGEVTFHLPVVQLQEAVTASKMAQDSYEDNKGQNTTIDGYTRINTDDQDELDKLFGPGVLTKEDFNTNKDNGFFSSLYYNKDTGEYFVAFRGSEAGDQFVKDWVIEDGGQAFGFNTPQIEKTRVIAKKMKEATNGHVKFSGHSLGGGNSAMASYYTGLPGYTFNARGVHNNTLDYLDKKGAVGSTSNIINYSTSNDILNGLQNNREGLLATLAFSRIPGLNKIALIGGLTGAAPRALGEQHEIFGYIEDNEGLGIKTLGSGHGAYADALQAMVANINTDVVANNS is encoded by the coding sequence ATGAGTCAATTATATATCGCACAAGGGACTCCGCTTATTTGTAGTAAAGGCAGAAGGCTTATAGGAATTGGCGTCAGTTCCCAGTCTTCGGTAAACCTGAAAAAAGGGGCCAAACTAATGGCTACGGAGGATGACCGTTTTAAAGACAATTTTATTTGTCCTGAAATGATGATAGCCGGAGCTTTAGCCGGAGTTGCTGTGGCAGCAGCTTTTTCCGGAGGACTTTTTGTTTTGGCTGCCGCAGCCTGGGCAGGAAGTGCTCTTATTGATGACTGCCTGAATATCTGCTCATTTTTATGCAAAGGAAGCGACTGGAAAAATACCCATCCCAAAGTAAGAATTGAAAATAAAAAACCTTTACTGCAAAATTCCAGTTTACATTGTTTCATAGGAGGTGAGGTTACTTTTCATTTACCGGTTGTCCAATTACAGGAAGCTGTTACTGCCAGTAAAATGGCACAGGATTCTTACGAAGATAATAAAGGACAAAATACTACTATAGATGGATATACCCGCATCAATACAGATGATCAGGATGAATTGGATAAATTATTCGGCCCAGGAGTATTAACGAAAGAAGATTTTAATACGAATAAGGATAACGGTTTCTTTTCGTCTTTGTACTATAACAAAGATACTGGGGAATATTTTGTAGCTTTTAGAGGCTCGGAAGCCGGTGATCAGTTTGTAAAAGACTGGGTAATAGAAGATGGAGGTCAGGCTTTTGGTTTTAATACTCCTCAGATAGAAAAAACCAGAGTTATTGCAAAAAAAATGAAAGAAGCAACTAATGGACATGTAAAGTTTTCAGGACATTCATTAGGTGGGGGAAACAGTGCTATGGCTTCCTATTATACAGGGCTTCCTGGGTATACCTTTAATGCGAGAGGAGTTCATAATAACACATTGGATTATCTTGATAAAAAAGGAGCTGTTGGGTCAACTTCCAATATTATCAATTACAGTACGAGTAATGATATTCTTAACGGATTACAAAATAACAGGGAAGGATTACTTGCTACATTGGCATTTTCAAGAATTCCCGGACTTAATAAAATTGCCTTAATAGGTGGTCTTACTGGAGCCGCACCAAGAGCTTTAGGAGAACAACATGAAATCTTCGGATATATTGAAGACAATGAAGGGCTTGGTATTAAAACCTTAGGAAGTGGACACGGTGCATATGCAGATGCACTTCAGGCTATGGTAGCCAATATTAATACAGACGTTGTAGCAAATAATTCATAA